The Drosophila nasuta strain 15112-1781.00 chromosome 2R, ASM2355853v1, whole genome shotgun sequence genome segment GCAGATGGTTCCTTCAGCggaaaataaatgtatttaatatccCCAATGAAATTTATTAGCTGCAGTTTACTTCTCactcaactgaactcaactcgacttgCGTCTTATTTCTTCTTCCTCATCTTCTTCCATCCAAATCGCAGAGGCACGCACCTGTTCGCCGGAAGAGTACAGCTGCAAAAGCGGCGAAGGTGAATGCGTTCCTTTGGCCTGGATGTGCGATCAGAGCAAGGATTGCAGCGATGGCTCCGATGAGCATGCCTGCAGTAAGCACATCCTCCTTcaaatgattttcaaatatCTTTTGATTTGTAGTgacaattaatttgaaattcctcttgattttaattaaaatcccCTTTCGTGTCCGAATAGATATTTATAGGCCACTTTCTTCTTCCTCCGTTACATTCGTTCACTGTTCACCTGGCATCCAAAAACTTAGCTGCAACTTTTTGACATCAAGCATTGAGCGTTTATTTACTAGCATTTAGCAAAGTCAATTATGTTGTTTACCAAACTTTATACGCCAAAACAAacatcataaatatattttgcctCGCAGCGACATTTTATTTGCgcttcaattgaaatgaaaaaggcaaaaatatCCTGTTTGTttgacaataaaatatttaagactATTTAATGCTAGATTCACACTGTAGAGcataataaaattgcatttcattttgtacaACGAGTTTCAGTTAGatttttaatagaattaaGCAtagtttgaaatttatttatttaactaaaaaagcaagtaaatatttttgctaagttaattaaaaattcacaaCTGACAAGTATTGTAtataattcatttcaattgaatttatttagcTACCTTTTTTGAATGTTCaacatattaatttatttattgctaaaATACGTCACTGTGAAAACAAGTGAagtcaaataatttattgtgttttgttaAGGCAGCATTTAACAAAATTAGTTTACTTAAGCTTAACACTTCAgttcattgcaaattttgtcgtaaattatttcaatttaacttATGAGAAATACCTTTTATAAATGTGTTTGATTTGTAAAGTAAactattctatttatttattgccaaaaatacataatttcaaaataaagtaaataaaacaagtttgAATATTGCTTATTTGTTAATGCAGCATTTATTGGAATTAGTCAGTTTAAGAAGCCTTGGTTTGGAATCAATTTATTTGAGCAAAATATATTCCCTCTTTAACTATTCAGTTGCCTTACTTAACTCGaaattcttttgcatttttatcaGCCAATGCCAGAGTTATTCCGCCTACCATTTTCCTTTTGCTAACTCACTGGCCACATCCCCATTCATCAAGCGGTCCGCTTTGTgcttaattttctttttggtttatGTCGCACATTGTGCACAGagatttgtttgttattgtgctAATCCTTTGTCTGTTCGCATTCGTTCACATAGACCAAACGTGCCGCTCCGATGAGTTTACATGCGGCAACGGGCGTTGCATACAGAAGCGTTGGGTCTGCGATCACGACAACGACTGCGGCGATGGCAGCGATGAGCTCAACTGTCCCGTTGTTCCCTGCGATGCCATCGCGGAGCACACCTGCGCCAATGGCGCCTGCATTGCCAAGCGTTGGGTCTGTGACGGTGATCCGGATTGCCCAGATGCCTCCGATGAACGGGTAAGTGCACACTGaatgccagccagccagacTGCCTCATAAATTCCCATTTTTGTGTCGTTGGTAAAGTGGCAAAATGTTTGTAGTTGCCACGCCctcgcctccgcctccgcctgaCACCAAGTTTTTGtctcggtgtgtgtgtgtgttaggcGAAAGGCGGCAAGCATATAAATTACAGACAAGTTGCGCATAACTCAACGCTGCCAGCTTTGGCAGCTTTTGTTGTCAACGCATAGTACgcataaaattgcattttgggCTGCGAAGTGTGGGCGTTGCACTTGCAACATAATTTCGTATGTAAGCaactaaaagtatgcaatgaaaagTTTTCGCCAAACTTCCAGCAAAGCAACATCGCATAACTTTTCTCAACTCCCTTCTCTCAATACCTCCTTTTGCTTCCCTCAATCTCAGGCCTGCACGAATGTCACCAAGCAAGTAACGCCCTGTCTGCCTCATGAATATCAATGCAAGGATCGCATCACCTGCCTGCATCACAGCTGGCTCTGCGATGGCGATCGCGATTGTCCCGATGGCGATGATGAGTTCACCAACTGCAAGAACATCACCTGCCGACCAGATCAATTCCAGTGCCACGATCGCAGCTGCATTGCCGGCCACCTGGCCTGCAATGGCGAATCCGACTGCAAAGATGGCAGCGATGAACGCGAATGCCGATTGGCGGCAGAGTCCAAGAGCTGCAACGCAACTAATCAATTCGATTGCGGTGGTGGTCAGTGCATTCCCTTGTCCAAGGTCTGTGATCAGCGCAAGGATTGCCCCGATGGCGAAGATGAGCCGGCGGGCAAGTGCAAAGTCAATGAATGCTCTATCAAAAATGGCAACTGCATGCATCGCTGTGTCGATCAGCCTGTGGGCTACGCCTGCGACTGTCATCAGGGCTATCAATTGTCCTCGGATGGTCATACTTGTGTGGACATCAATGAGTGCGAGGAGCCGGGTATCTGTTCACAGCTGTGCGTCAACGAGATTGGCGGCTTCAAGTGCGAATGCCAAACAGGTTACATGCGGGATCCGCGCAATCACACGCGTTGCAAGGCCACCGAAGGTCACGCTTCTCTGTTGCTGGCGCGTCGTCATGATATACGGAAGATAGCTTTAGATCACATGGAAATGACTTCGATTGTAAATAGCACCAAGTCAGCCACAGCTTTAGACTTTGTCTTCCGTACTGGCATGATCTTCTGGAGCGATGTGACCACACAGAGCATCTACAAGGCGCCCATCGATGAGGGCAACGAAAAGACAGTTGTGCTCAAGCAATCATCTGTGACTTCAGATGGTCTGGCTGTGGATTGGATCT includes the following:
- the LOC132786892 gene encoding very low-density lipoprotein receptor isoform X9, which translates into the protein MGHIWCLLFVTSLLHTQSHSLGAIVPDKEATCSSDHFRCSNGNCIPNKWRCDQENDCADASDESKELCKARTCSPEEYSCKSGEGECVPLAWMCDQSKDCSDGSDEHACNQTCRSDEFTCGNGRCIQKRWVCDHDNDCGDGSDELNCPVVPCDAIAEHTCANGACIAKRWVCDGDPDCPDASDERACTNVTKQVTPCLPHEYQCKDRITCLHHSWLCDGDRDCPDGDDEFTNCKNITCRPDQFQCHDRSCIAGHLACNGESDCKDGSDERECRLAAESKSCNATNQFDCGGGQCIPLSKVCDQRKDCPDGEDEPAGKCKVNECSIKNGNCMHRCVDQPVGYACDCHQGYQLSSDGHTCVDINECEEPGICSQLCVNEIGGFKCECQTGYMRDPRNHTRCKATEGHASLLLARRHDIRKIALDHMEMTSIVNSTKSATALDFVFRTGMIFWSDVTTQSIYKAPIDEGNEKTVVLKQSSVTSDGLAVDWIYNHVYYTDTQKCTIELTNFDGNMGTVLIKDSLDIPRSIALDPIDGWMYWSDWGASPRIERAGMDGSHRTTIINYDVKWPNGITLDMVRKRIYWVDGKLNVISSANYDGSQRRQILYSTEYLRHPFSITTFEDYIYWTDWDKQTVFKANKFTGEGVEPITAVHMLQHPMVIHVYHPYRQPDGVNRCESVNGHCSHLCLPAPRINEKSPPISCACPTGLKLMADGLMCVEDLADHRPVKNQTHNDQTKASSPQPDSGFIALVVIASLSGCAGLLSVLLFVGYRYCSKRRINSMNFENPIYRKTTTEDHFSLRKNLPARIYDHTSVMDEEYSPVIGISSY